A stretch of DNA from Desulfosarcina ovata subsp. ovata:
CGAACGGTCAGAAAATCGGCCCGCATGCCGGTTGCGATGGCACCCCGATCCGAAAGCCCCATCAGTCGCGCGCCGTTGAGCGTGGCGCATTGAATCGCCTCTTCCACATTCAGGCCCGCGTCAATGAACAGCTGAATTTCCGTTTTCATCGCCAGCCCATGGTGTACACCGGGACTGCCGGCATCCGTGCCCACGGCCAGGATCACGCCAAGCTGCCGGGCGGCACGGATTTGCTCCAGTTGGTGCTCCAGGTTCTTGCGGGACACATCGGCAAAGGAAGCATCACTGCGGTGCCCCTGAGTTTGCAGGTAGTCCTGGTAGGCCTTCATCGTCACGGCCGTCGGCACCCACACGACGCCCCGGTCAGCCATGCGCTGCATGTTTTCGTGCCCCATGAAAAAGCCGTGCTCAATACTGGTACATCCGGCTTCCACGGCCAGTTGAACCGGCAGGTGACCGTTGGCATGCACCATAGTGGGCAGCCCATGGGTACGAGCCGCAACAACCGTGGCTTTCAATTCCTCGGTAGTAAACTGCGGCGGCGTTTCCACGCCGAACTGGGTAAGGCTGTTCAGTCCGGAGTTGACCAGTTTGACGTGGTCCCGTTGATGGGCCGCCGAAAACAGGCTCTCTGCCAGGCTCGTTCCAGGGGGCACCGGAATGCCGATCAGTTTGCCATAACGGCCGGGAGCATTGCGCGCCCGGCCCGGAGCGGCAATCGTAACCGTGGATGGCCGGCGGCACTTGTATTTCAGGCTGTCGCCATTTTGGTCCCCGCCGTCACGAACCGCCAGCACGCCACAGGCCAAATGCTGATCCAGATGCCTTGCAATGACACTGCGCTGATCGAGGTCGCTATGGCTGCTCTCCAACTGGGTTTTGCGCACCACCGGATCGGTACTGCCGGACATGACCAGATGCACATGGCTGTCGACCAGGGCAGGGAAAACCGTACAATCGGACAGGTCGACGACGGCGATGTCCGGAGGCAGCGGCGCACGGACATCCAGAATCGACTGGAACCGCCCCTCCTCAACAATGATC
This window harbors:
- a CDS encoding amidohydrolase family protein — its product is MISRKSAYRVGWLIDGSGQPALEDRVIIVEEGRFQSILDVRAPLPPDIAVVDLSDCTVFPALVDSHVHLVMSGSTDPVVRKTQLESSHSDLDQRSVIARHLDQHLACGVLAVRDGGDQNGDSLKYKCRRPSTVTIAAPGRARNAPGRYGKLIGIPVPPGTSLAESLFSAAHQRDHVKLVNSGLNSLTQFGVETPPQFTTEELKATVVAARTHGLPTMVHANGHLPVQLAVEAGCTSIEHGFFMGHENMQRMADRGVVWVPTAVTMKAYQDYLQTQGHRSDASFADVSRKNLEHQLEQIRAARQLGVILAVGTDAGSPGVHHGLAMKTEIQLFIDAGLNVEEAIQCATLNGARLMGLSDRGAIATGMRADFLTVRTPPQTVPEALHQLVYRVVGGRPLDSCTGGNN